The following coding sequences lie in one Amycolatopsis cihanbeyliensis genomic window:
- a CDS encoding helix-turn-helix domain-containing protein, with product MDMAQVVGGNVQRLRSAAGISLADLAAAGGISKTTLHGIEQGQGNPTLSTLWALATALHVPLGDLLEAPAAPAEVVRAADERPYARGAAVGARMLHRIPVHGTVEVYEVEIDQAGQDSAAHLPGVQECLVLTSGRITTGPADAPAELAAGDSIRFDGAHPHVYRGHGGHNRGILLMLYTER from the coding sequence ATGGATATGGCGCAAGTGGTCGGTGGGAATGTGCAACGGCTGCGCTCGGCGGCCGGGATCTCGCTCGCCGACCTTGCCGCCGCGGGCGGGATCAGCAAGACCACCCTGCACGGCATCGAACAGGGCCAGGGAAACCCGACGTTGAGCACGCTGTGGGCGCTGGCCACCGCGTTGCACGTTCCGCTCGGCGACCTGCTGGAGGCTCCCGCCGCCCCGGCCGAGGTGGTGCGCGCGGCCGACGAGCGGCCGTACGCCAGGGGCGCCGCGGTAGGGGCGCGGATGCTGCACCGGATCCCGGTGCACGGCACGGTCGAGGTCTACGAGGTCGAGATCGACCAGGCCGGCCAGGACTCCGCGGCGCACCTGCCCGGGGTCCAGGAATGCCTCGTGCTCACCAGCGGCCGGATCACCACCGGACCGGCCGACGCGCCCGCCGAGCTCGCGGCGGGCGACTCCATCCGGTTCGACGGCGCGCACCCGCACGTCTACCGAGGGCACGGTGGGCACAACCGGGGCATCCTGCTGATGCTCTACAC